A window of the Gossypium hirsutum isolate 1008001.06 chromosome A05, Gossypium_hirsutum_v2.1, whole genome shotgun sequence genome harbors these coding sequences:
- the LOC107897023 gene encoding E3 ubiquitin-protein ligase KEG, with protein sequence MKVPCCSVCQTRYNEEERVPLLLQCGHGFCKECLSRMFSASSDTSLPCPRCRHVSLVGNSVLALKKNYGILALLNSNPKSAGSNSRNDFDCDYTDDEGDDDDEGREDDDENGDFFHELIGGRINRGSHASSSGGAAAGCGPVIELTAHPEVKLVRKIEGKGEGKGGRAGVETWAAVISGAYGGGGGRRCKHKVAVKKVGAMEGMDGEWVQGQLDSLRRASMWCRNVCTFHGVIKLEESSLGIVMDRCHGSIQSAMFNNEGRLTLEQVLRYGADIARGVAELHAAGVVCMNIKPSNLLLDANGHAVVSDYGLASILKNPACRKARAECDSSKIHSCMDCTMLSPHYTAPEAWEPVKKSLNLFWEDAIVISVESDAWSFGCTLVEMCTGSIPWAGLSADEIYRAVVKSRKLPPQYASVVGVGLPRELWKMIGDCLQFKPSKRPTFNAMLAIFLRHLQEIPRSPPASPDNGFAKFPGSNVVEPPAVADLEVVPDNPNLLHRLISEGDVSGVRDFLANASSGNSGTSISSLLEAENADGQTALHLACRRGSAELVEAILEYAEANVDVLDKDGDPPLVFALAAGSPECVLALIRRGSDVQSRLREGFGPSVAHVCAYHGQPDCMRELLLAGADPNAVDDEGESVLHRAVAKKYTDCALVILENGGCASMAVLNSKNLTPLHLCVATWNVAVVKRWVEVASPEEIAEAIDIPSPVGTALCMAAALKKDHEIEGRELVRLLLAAGADPTAQDGQHGRTALHTAAMANDVELVKIILDAGVDVNIRNVHNTTPLHVALARGATSCVGLLLSAGADCNLQGDEGDNAFHIAADTAKMIRENLEWLIVMLRNPDAAVEVRNHSGKTLRDFLETLPREWISEDLMEALMNRGVHLSPTLFEVGDWVKFRRRITTPTYGWQGARHKSVGFVQNVVDRDNLIVSFCSGDGNARVLVNEVVKVIPLDRGQHVKLRADVKEPRFGWRGQSRDSIGTVLCVDDDGILRVGFPGASRGWKADPAEMERVEEFKVGDWVRIRPTLTTAKHGLGSVTPGSIGIVYCIRLDSSLLLDLSYLPNPWHCEPEEVEPVSPFRIGDRVCVKRSVAEPRYAWGGETHHSVGRISEIETDGLLIIEIPNRPIPWQADPSDMEKLEDFKVGDWVRVKASVPSPKYGWEDITRNSIGIIHSLEDDGDIGIAFCFRSKPFCCSVTDVEKVPPFEVGQEVHVMPSVSQPRLGWSNETPATVGKIVRIDMDGALNVRVSGRHSLWKLSPGDAERLSGFEVGDWVRSKPSLGTRPSYDWNTIGKENLAVVHSIQDTGYLELACCFRKGKWSTHFSDVEKVPSYKVGQHVRFRAGLVEPRWGWRGTQSDSRGIITSVHADGEVRVAFFGLPGMWRGDPADFDIEPMFGVGEWVQLRENASCWKSIGPGSVGVVQGIGYEGDEWDGSTLVAFCGEQERWVGPTSHLEKVDRLVIGQKVRVKLSVKQPRFGWSGHSHTSVGTIAAIDADGKLRIYTPVGSKTWMLDPSEVELIEEQELCIGDWVRVRPSISVPTHHWGEVTHSSIGVVHQMENGDLWVAFCFTERLWLCKACEMERVRPFKVGDKVRIREGLVTPRWGWGMETHASKGQVVGVDANGKLRIKFQWREGRPWIGDPADIVLDDSFGITSTS encoded by the exons ATGAAAGTACCTTGTTGTTCAGTTTGCCAAACGCGTTATAACGAGGAAGAGAGAGTTCCTTTATTGCTTCAATGCGGCCATGGGTTTTGCAAAGAGTGTCTTTCCAGAATGTTTTCTGCTTCATCCGATACTTCCTTGCCCTGCCCCCGGTGCCGCCACGTGTCCCTTGTCGGTAACTCTGTGCTGGCTCTGAAGAAGAACTATGGGATTTTAGCTCTCCTTAACTCGAACCCGAAGTCGGCTGGGTCCAACTCCAGGAACGATTTCGATTGCGATTACACGGATGATGAaggagatgatgatgatgaaggaaGAGAGGATGATGATGAAAATGGGGATTTCTTCCATGAATTGATAGGTGGTCGGATTAACCGCGGGTCTCATGCTTCGAGTTCCGGAGGTGCTGCCGCTGGATGCGGACCGGTGATTGAACTGACAGCTCATCCGGAAGTGAAGTTGGTTAGGAAGATAGAAGGGAAAGGGGAAGGGAAAGGAGGGAGAGCAGGAGTGGAAACCTGGGCGGCGGTAATTAGTGGGGCCTATGGAGGTGGAGGAGGAAGGCGGTGTAAGCATAAGGTGGCGGTGAAGAAAGTAGGGGCAATGGAAGGTATGGATGGAGAATGGGTTCAAGGTCAACTTGATAGTTTGAGGCGTGCATCAATGTGGTGTAGGAATGTTTGTACTTTCCATGGAGTTATTAAATTGGAAGAGAGTAGTTTGGGGATTGTTATGGATAGGTGTCATGGATCGATTCAATCTGCAATGTTCAACAATGAAGGGAGACTTACTTTGGAGCAAGTTCtaag ATATGGAGCAGATATTGCACGAGGGGTGGCAGAACTTCATGCTGCAGGTGTCGTTTGTATGAATATAAAACCATCCAATCTTCTTCTGGATGCAAATGGTCATGCTGTTGTTTCTGATTATGGACTTGCTTCAATTCTGAAGAATCCTGCTTGCCGAAAAGCACGGGCCGAATGTGATTCCTCCAAGATTCATTCCTGCATGGATTGCACTATGCTCAGCCCACATTACACTGCTCCAGAGGCTTGGGAGCCAGTAAAAAAGTCTCTGAATCTGTTCTGGGAGGATGCAATAGTCATATCAGTAGAATCAGATGCCTGGAGTTTTGGTTGTACATTGGTGGAAATGTGCACTGGTTCCATCCC TTGGGCTGGTTTAAGTGCAGATGAAATCTATCGAGCTGTTGTTAAGTCTCGGAAATTGCCTCCACAATATGCTAGTGTAGTGGGTGTTGGGTTACCTAGGGAATTGTGGAAGATGATTGGTGATTGCCTGCAGTTCAAGCCATCAAAAAGACCCACATTTAATGCAATGTTAGCAATATTCCTCCGTCATTTGCAAGAGATACCACGCAGCCCTCCTGCAAGCCCTGATAA TGGCTTTGCCAAATTCCCTGGATCAAATGTAGTGGAGCCACCAGCTGTGGCTGACTTAGAGGTTGTACCTGATAATCCTAACCTTCTACATCGACTTATTTCCGAGGGAGATGTGAGCGGTGTGAG AGATTTTCTTGCAAATGCTTCATCAGGAAATAGTGGCACCTCAATTTCGTCACTTTTAGAAGCAGAGAATGCTGATGGACAAACTGCTCTCCACTTGGCCTGCAGGCGAGGTAGTGCTGAACTTGTTGAGGCAATATTGGAGTATGCAGAGGCAAATGTGGATGTTTTGGATAAGGACGGGGATCCTCCTCTTGTCTTTGCTTTAGCTGCTGGATCCCCAGAATGTGTCCTTGCCCTTATTAGGAGAGGCTCTGATGTTCAATCCAGGTTAAGGGAAGGCTTTGGTCCTTCTGTTGCCCATGTTTGTGCATACCATGGTCAACCTGACTGCATGCGT GAGTTGCTATTGGCTGGAGCTGACCCTAATGCTGTAGATGATGAAGGCGAATCTGTTCTACATAGAGCTGTGGCCAAGAAATATACAGACTGCGCCCTTGTCATATTGGAAAATGGAGGCTGTGCATCAATGGCTGTCTTGAATTCCAAAAACCTGAC ACCATTGCATTTGTGTGTGGCAACATGGAATGTGGCTGTTGTCAAAAGGTGGGTGGAAGTTGCATCACCAGAAGAGATTGCTGAGGCGATTGATATTCCCAGTCCTGTTGGCACTGCTTTGTGCATGGCTGCTGCTCTTAAGAAAGACCACGAAATAG AGGGTAGGGAACTGGTGCGCTTATTGCTTGCAGCTGGGGCAGATCCCACTGCCCAAGATGGTCAACATGGGAGAACAGCATTGCATACTGCTGCTATGGCTAATGATGTTGAATTGGTAAAA ATAATTCTTGATGCTGGAGTGGATGTGAACATCAGAAATGTGCACAATACGACACCTCTACATGTAGCTTTGGCCAGAGGGGCAACATCATGTGTTGGACTGCTTTTATCTGCTGGAGCAGATTGTAATTTGCAG GGTGATGAAGGCGATAATGCTTTCCATATAGCAGCAGATACTGCAAAAATGATTCGTGAAAATCTTGAATGGCTCATTGTGATGCTGAGAAATCCTGATGCTGCTGTTGAAGTTAGAAATCACAG TGGCAAGACGTTACGTGACTTTTTGGAGACACTTCCCCGTGAATGGATTTCTGAAGATCTAATGGAGGCACTAATGAATAGGGGGGTTCATCTGTCTCCTACATT ATTTGAAGTGGGTGATTGGGTGAAGTTCCGAAGAAGAATCACTACACCTACATATGGGTGGCAAGGTGCAAGGCATAAAAGTGTTGGGTTTGTGCAAAATGTGGTGGACAGAGACAATCTTATCGTGTCCTTTTGTTCTGGAGATGGAAATGCTCGTGTATTGGTAAATGAAGTTGTAAAAGTGATTCCTCTGGATAGAGGGCAGCATGTTAAGCTTAGAGCAGATGTCAAAGAGCCAAG GTTTGGTTGGCGTGGTCAATCACGTGACAGTATTGGAACTGTTTTATGTGTTGATGATGATGGAATTTTACGTGTTGGCTTTCCTGGAGCTTCTAGAGGATGGAAAGCTGATCCTGCAGAAATGGAAAGAGTTGAAGAATTCAAGGTTGGGGATTGGGTTCGTATTCGTCCAACTCTTACAACGGCAAAGCATGGATTGGGATCTGTCACACCTGGGAGCATTGGCATAGTGTACTGTATTAGACTGGACAGTAGTTTATTGTTGGACTTGAGCTATCTTCCAAATCCTTGGCATTGTGAACCAGAGGAAGTTGAGCCTGTTTCTCCGTTCAGG ATTGGTGACCGGGTGTGTGTGAAGCGGTCTGTTGCAGAACCAAGATATGCTTGGGGTGGTGAGACCCATCATAGTGTAGGAAGAATTAGTGAAATAGAGACTGATGGGCTTCTTATAATTGAGATTCCTAATCGACCCATCCCATGGCAGGCTGATCCCTCTGACATGGAAAAACTTGAGGATTTCAAG GTTGGGGATTGGGTTAGAGTAAAAGCCTCAGTACCCTCCCCAAAATATGGATGGGAGGACATTACGCGTAACAGCATCGGTATAATTCATAGTTTAGAGGATGATGGTGATATTGGTATTGCATTCTGCTTCAGAAGCAAGCCTTTTTGTTGTTCTGTCACTGATGTGGAGAAAGTCCCTCCTTTTGAAGTGGGCCAAGAGGTTCATGTGATGCCATCAGTCAGTCAGCCTCGACTTGGATGGTCAAATGAAACTCCAGCAACTGTTGGAAAAATTGTTAGAATTGACATGGATGGAGCATTGAAT GTGAGGGTGTCTGGCAGGCATAGTTTGTGGAAACTTTCCCCGGGGGATGCAGAAAGGCTTTCAGGATTTGAAGTGGGTGATTGGGTCCGTTCGAAGCCAAGCCTTGGCACTAGACCAAGTTATGATTGGAATACCATTGGGAAGGAGAATTTAGCTGTAGTGCATAGTATTCAGGATACTGGATATTTGGAATTGGCATGCTGCTTCCGGAAAGGGAAGTGGAGTACCCATTTCTCAGATGTAGAAAAGGTTCCAAGCTATAAAGTTGGGCAACATGTTCGGTTTCGAGCTGGGTTAGTTGAGCCAAGGTGGGGCTGGAGAGGGACTCAATCTGATTCACGGGGCATTATTACTAGTGTTCATGCAGATGGGGAAGTGAGAGTTGCTTTCTTTGGTTTGCCAGGCATGTGGAGAGGAGATCCCGCGGATTTTGATATTGAGCCGATGTTTGGAGTGGGAGAGTGGGTGCAATTGAGAGAAAATGCTAGCTGTTGGAAATCTATTGGACCTGGTAGTGTCGGTGTTGTACAAGGAATAGGGTATGAAGGAGATGAATGGGATGGAAGCACCCTTGTTGCATTTTGCGGCGAGCAGGAGAGATGGGTGGGACCCACTTCCCATCTTGAGAAAGTGGACAGACTTGTCATAGGGCAGAAGGTGAGAGTAAAGCTCTCGGTGAAGCAGCCAAGATTTGGCTGGTCAGGTCATAGCCATACAAGTGTTGGAACAATAGCAGCAATTGATGCCGATGGCAAGTTGAGAATATACACTCCTGTTGGCTCCAAAACTTGGATGCTTGACCCATCAGAAGTGGAGCTGATTGAGGAACAGGAACTTTGCATTGGGGACTGGGTTAGGGTTAGGCCATCAATTTCAGTCCCGACTCACCACTGGGGAGAGGTAACTCACTCGAGCATCGGGGTTGTGCATCAAATGGAAAATGGGGACTTATGGGTGGCATTCTGCTTTACGGAAAGGCTATGGCTTTGTAAGGCTTGTGAGATGGAAAGGGTCAGGCCATTTAAAGTTGGCGACAAGGTGCGGATTCGAGAGGGGCTTGTAACGCCAAGGTGGGGATGGGGAATGGAGACTCATGCTAGCAAAGGTCAGGTAGTTGGGGTTGATGCAAATGGAAAACTAAGGATTAAGTTTCAATGGAGGGAAGGGAGGCCATGGATTGGAGATCCAGCGGACATTGTACTTGATGACAGCTTTGGCATAACCAGCACCTCATGA